The Mycoplasma nasistruthionis genome contains a region encoding:
- a CDS encoding tRNA1(Val) (adenine(37)-N6)-methyltransferase: MQAIRNKLDPNNKLVKNSLGFDSDLYIYQDKTMFNYSVDTILLGNFIYLNHKIHHALEVGANNGALSIFVASRNKQLKIDAVEIQTQAYELGLKNVELNNMENQINFINQDFKLFWKQHTKQGLKKYQTIFCNPPFYPYDKTKISNKVSTSKLIATHEVELNLDQLIEGCSKIIEQKGFLNLVLPIERLVDTFEILRKYKFEPKRVKFVFPRIDDKPKFFLVEARYQTGWGTHFLPNLYLHDSTNKTDSSYLPEVKELYKPIKVQKD; encoded by the coding sequence ATGCAAGCAATAAGAAATAAACTAGATCCAAATAACAAACTAGTCAAAAACTCATTAGGTTTTGACTCAGATCTTTATATTTATCAAGACAAAACAATGTTTAATTATTCAGTAGATACTATTTTGCTGGGTAATTTTATTTACTTAAATCATAAAATTCACCATGCTTTAGAAGTAGGAGCAAATAATGGCGCTTTATCAATTTTTGTTGCTAGTCGAAATAAACAATTAAAAATTGATGCTGTAGAAATTCAAACTCAAGCTTATGAATTAGGACTTAAAAACGTTGAATTAAATAACATGGAAAATCAAATTAATTTTATTAATCAAGATTTTAAGTTATTTTGAAAACAACACACTAAACAAGGATTAAAAAAATATCAAACCATTTTTTGCAACCCTCCATTTTACCCATATGACAAAACTAAAATATCAAACAAAGTTTCTACGTCTAAATTGATTGCAACTCATGAAGTTGAATTAAATTTAGATCAACTAATTGAAGGTTGTTCAAAAATAATTGAGCAAAAAGGATTTTTAAATCTAGTTTTACCAATTGAAAGATTAGTTGATACTTTTGAAATTTTACGTAAATACAAATTTGAACCGAAACGCGTTAAATTTGTATTTCCAAGAATTGATGACAAGCCTAAGTTTTTCTTAGTAGAAGCTAGATATCAAACAGGTTGAGGAACACATTTTTTACCTAATTTATATTTACATGATTCAACTAATAAAACAGATTCATCTTATTTACCAGAAGTAAAAGAACTTTATAAACCAATTAAAGTTCAAAAGGATTAA
- the metG gene encoding methionine--tRNA ligase has protein sequence MKKHFYITTPIYYASGNLHIGHLYTTTLAWTIANYKKLDNFEVKMLTGSDEHGLKIQQKAAEANLDPQQFVDNLVAKYKQLWVDFGIDYDFYSRTSNPKHKQAVKHIFETFVKKGFIYKGSYQGLYSVSDEEFLTETQAKFEKGKYFHPTSGHELITVSEDSYFFKMDLLSNWLSKYISNHPEFLSPQKIVNEMQNNFINKGLEDLSVTRTNIDWGIKLDSDPEHTLYVWLDALCNYITALGYDPNNQKQPLDFDKFWNCKNTQVVHLIGKEIARFHMIYWPIFLKALNLKQPSRIQAHGWIVTPTGKMSKSKNNVVDPYDLLKEFDPEMIKYYLVSQISLGEDGVFDYDRLIDVINADLVNNFGNLVSRTLKMISNKFDSPLIYVNSNNPLDLEIETKIEQSITQYKAYFDTYQIDKALKVAINLASDLNKYIDLTEPWKIQDLNQLSIVLYRLLNGIYAVNLYLSVVLKNKSNQVLKAIGLTKFDFDLITNKSKFDKIKLAEKFMYFPRLKKQIQ, from the coding sequence ATGAAAAAACATTTTTACATAACAACACCAATTTATTATGCTAGTGGAAATTTACACATCGGGCACTTATATACAACCACTTTAGCTTGAACAATTGCTAACTACAAAAAGTTAGATAACTTTGAAGTAAAAATGTTAACTGGTAGTGATGAACACGGCTTAAAGATTCAACAAAAAGCAGCTGAAGCAAACTTAGATCCGCAGCAATTTGTTGATAATTTGGTTGCTAAATACAAACAATTATGAGTTGACTTTGGAATTGATTATGATTTTTATTCTAGAACATCAAATCCAAAACACAAACAAGCTGTTAAACATATTTTTGAAACCTTTGTTAAAAAAGGATTCATTTACAAAGGTTCATATCAAGGTCTGTACTCAGTAAGTGATGAAGAGTTTTTAACAGAAACACAAGCTAAGTTTGAAAAGGGAAAATACTTCCACCCAACTAGCGGACATGAGTTAATTACTGTTTCAGAAGATAGTTATTTTTTCAAAATGGATTTATTAAGCAACTGATTAAGTAAATATATTTCAAACCACCCAGAATTTTTAAGTCCACAAAAAATTGTTAATGAAATGCAAAATAATTTCATTAACAAAGGGCTAGAAGACTTATCAGTAACAAGAACTAACATTGACTGAGGAATTAAATTAGACTCAGATCCTGAACACACTTTATATGTTTGATTAGATGCATTATGCAACTATATAACAGCTTTAGGTTATGATCCAAACAATCAAAAACAACCATTAGATTTTGATAAATTCTGAAATTGCAAAAATACTCAAGTTGTTCATTTAATTGGTAAAGAAATTGCGCGTTTTCACATGATTTATTGACCAATCTTTTTAAAAGCATTAAACCTAAAACAACCAAGCAGAATTCAAGCACATGGTTGAATCGTTACTCCGACTGGTAAAATGTCAAAATCAAAAAACAATGTAGTTGATCCATATGACTTATTAAAAGAATTCGATCCTGAAATGATCAAATATTACTTAGTATCTCAAATTTCTTTAGGTGAAGATGGGGTATTTGATTATGACCGTTTAATTGATGTAATTAATGCAGATTTGGTTAATAATTTTGGTAATTTAGTTTCAAGAACTCTAAAAATGATTTCAAACAAGTTTGATTCACCACTTATTTATGTTAATTCAAATAATCCTTTAGATTTAGAAATTGAAACCAAAATTGAACAATCGATAACTCAATACAAAGCTTACTTTGATACATATCAAATCGACAAAGCTTTAAAAGTTGCAATTAATCTAGCTTCAGATTTAAACAAATACATTGATTTAACTGAACCTTGAAAAATACAAGATCTAAATCAGTTAAGTATCGTTTTATACCGCTTGTTAAACGGAATTTATGCTGTTAATTTATACTTATCAGTTGTTTTAAAAAACAAATCAAACCAAGTGCTTAAAGCAATTGGTCTAACTAAATTTGATTTTGATTTAATTACAAACAAATCAAAATTTGATAAGATTAAATTAGCTGAGAAGTTTATGTACTTCCCTCGTTTAAAAAAACAAATTCAATAA
- a CDS encoding antibiotic biosynthesis monooxygenase: MIFAKATKYTINPEKLKVFIDYLFVLTKKTRVQEFNLSFEYALETNDKILILERWSTKESYKNFIHLNEFKKELKTLEKMSKHTEVLYEVELAK; this comes from the coding sequence ATGATTTTTGCAAAAGCAACTAAATATACAATTAATCCTGAAAAACTAAAAGTATTCATTGATTACTTATTTGTTTTAACTAAAAAAACAAGAGTTCAAGAATTTAACTTATCATTTGAATATGCTCTAGAAACAAATGATAAGATCTTAATTCTAGAAAGATGATCAACTAAAGAGTCATATAAAAACTTTATTCACTTAAATGAATTCAAAAAAGAACTTAAAACTTTAGAAAAAATGTCAAAACACACTGAAGTGTTATATGAAGTAGAACTTGCTAAATAA
- a CDS encoding P68 family surface lipoprotein, whose protein sequence is MSDKLKKIILGSSSLLGLFALTGVAASCGSDSSNKNTGKDGNGTVGGDENFFGGTNLEERIENGRSGAAISPKTQGFDQTSRAETIVAHTFSESGAQSRALNAIRDVYNKLVDANKKAIEGTAEGQEPNLPNPEVSSAALPVKFQNIGSGYPAGANKVSLDIVSKNKSLYDIVLNYTPVASNLAENNMLLSFNSAQTSLNTDLTDFSEKFVSSNLNSEGIDNVSTWVLPAFKSTNVLAINSPVLSYIVKSLKDAGVTVEAGSESFFNEIETKGVSDREGVQGIWGTPVSNISELAKGMVLSKEIFESYDKLIEFASRVQPLFENSKTGTKANVHVFGVDSATSLYTQAVFAELNADPRKMIQAVNKSGGITKVSYQALHTDGSEARIASETIYNKISSAVQSGGVKLLPGGQFSSNDQVKHRYAFSIGSTAGYSHNFINAEQKTIIEYKKDGRIDNTLSFEPRSFDNIPSNTSAIMGISAFSSLPEKEQNKIKRNTQPSEQITKWQPLYVYGGRNNPILAHDYLAQTYTNSENETIKVQLPAFSYAFADAESQKAFADRVAVAEFDYTKAALFATLAFNKSELGKYADYIAKLKELNLYAGTVITKLGNNGVDDPTTTVSILFIVKDAIDTSNENAKVRPLKDSAIQAIATAGYEKITLNKTQILQEEELHSIPTPSKWRKENQYNVIYSQGPSIIGLRSNPVNQDAAKAFVKWLLTTDKKYDFANGNGKLNLTPRDFLQRQMSYILPYKGFEAAEGTASLFGKNEYLKVALSLFGKGATDKDYRVYEEPGSSKAQTFRNSIDAAWEGLQKSVDNQTAATDKIQDFSNFASKIQA, encoded by the coding sequence ATGAGTGATAAATTGAAAAAAATCATATTAGGTTCTTCATCACTTTTAGGTTTATTTGCTCTAACAGGAGTTGCTGCATCATGTGGTAGCGATAGTTCAAATAAAAACACCGGAAAAGATGGTAATGGAACTGTAGGTGGAGACGAAAACTTTTTTGGTGGAACTAACTTAGAAGAAAGAATTGAAAATGGTAGATCAGGTGCTGCTATTTCTCCAAAAACTCAAGGTTTTGACCAAACTTCTAGAGCTGAAACAATAGTGGCTCACACTTTCTCAGAAAGTGGTGCTCAATCAAGAGCATTAAATGCCATAAGAGATGTTTACAACAAATTAGTTGATGCAAACAAAAAAGCAATTGAAGGTACAGCTGAAGGTCAAGAACCTAACTTACCAAACCCTGAAGTTTCATCAGCTGCATTACCAGTAAAATTCCAAAATATTGGTTCAGGTTACCCAGCAGGTGCAAACAAAGTAAGTCTAGACATTGTTTCTAAAAACAAAAGTTTATATGATATTGTTTTAAACTATACACCAGTTGCATCTAACTTAGCTGAAAACAATATGTTACTAAGTTTTAACTCTGCACAAACTTCATTAAACACTGATTTAACAGATTTTTCAGAAAAATTCGTTTCAAGTAACTTAAACTCTGAAGGTATTGACAACGTTTCAACATGAGTGCTACCTGCATTTAAATCAACAAACGTTTTAGCAATTAACTCTCCGGTTTTATCATACATAGTTAAATCATTAAAAGATGCTGGAGTAACTGTTGAAGCAGGCTCAGAAAGCTTCTTTAATGAGATTGAAACAAAAGGTGTTAGTGACCGTGAAGGTGTTCAAGGTATTTGAGGAACACCAGTTTCAAACATTTCTGAATTAGCAAAAGGAATGGTTTTAAGTAAAGAAATTTTTGAATCATATGACAAATTAATTGAATTTGCTTCAAGAGTACAACCATTATTTGAAAATTCAAAAACAGGTACAAAAGCAAACGTCCATGTATTTGGGGTTGATAGTGCAACATCATTATATACACAAGCTGTTTTTGCTGAATTAAATGCTGATCCTAGAAAAATGATTCAAGCAGTTAATAAATCAGGTGGTATAACAAAAGTTTCATATCAAGCTTTACATACTGATGGTTCAGAAGCAAGAATTGCTTCAGAAACTATCTATAACAAAATTTCATCAGCTGTTCAATCAGGAGGTGTAAAATTACTTCCAGGTGGACAATTCTCTTCAAATGATCAAGTAAAACATAGATATGCTTTCTCAATTGGTTCAACAGCTGGATACAGCCACAACTTCATTAATGCTGAACAAAAAACAATTATTGAATATAAAAAAGATGGAAGAATTGACAATACATTAAGTTTTGAACCGAGAAGTTTTGACAATATTCCATCAAATACAAGTGCAATTATGGGAATTAGTGCTTTTTCAAGTTTACCTGAAAAAGAACAAAACAAAATAAAACGTAATACTCAACCAAGTGAACAAATTACTAAATGACAACCTTTATATGTTTATGGAGGTCGTAATAACCCTATTTTAGCTCATGATTATTTAGCACAAACATATACAAATAGTGAAAATGAAACAATTAAAGTGCAATTACCAGCATTCTCTTATGCATTTGCTGATGCTGAAAGTCAAAAAGCGTTCGCAGATAGAGTTGCTGTAGCAGAATTTGATTACACAAAAGCTGCACTTTTTGCAACATTAGCATTCAATAAATCTGAATTAGGTAAATATGCTGATTATATTGCTAAATTAAAAGAGTTAAATTTATATGCTGGTACAGTAATTACTAAATTAGGTAACAATGGAGTAGATGATCCTACAACAACCGTTTCTATTCTATTTATTGTAAAAGACGCAATTGACACATCAAACGAAAATGCAAAAGTTAGACCATTAAAAGATTCAGCTATTCAAGCAATTGCAACTGCTGGATATGAAAAAATAACATTAAACAAAACACAAATTTTACAAGAAGAGGAATTACATTCAATTCCTACCCCAAGTAAATGAAGAAAAGAAAACCAATATAATGTTATTTATTCTCAAGGTCCATCAATCATTGGTTTAAGATCTAACCCTGTTAACCAAGATGCCGCAAAAGCATTTGTTAAATGATTATTAACAACAGATAAGAAATATGATTTTGCTAATGGAAACGGTAAATTAAACTTAACACCTAGAGACTTCTTACAAAGACAAATGAGCTACATTTTACCATACAAAGGATTTGAAGCAGCTGAAGGAACAGCATCACTATTCGGTAAAAATGAATACTTAAAAGTTGCTTTAAGCTTATTTGGAAAAGGTGCTACAGATAAAGATTACAGAGTTTATGAAGAACCAGGTTCATCAAAAGCTCAAACATTTAGAAATTCAATCGATGCTGCATGAGAAGGATTACAAAAATCAGTTGACAATCAAACAGCTGCAACTGATAAAATTCAAGATTTCTCAAACTTTGCATCTAAAATTCAAGCTTAA
- a CDS encoding thermonuclease family protein, with amino-acid sequence MFKKTKFLFPLITIGSVAGLTSIVASCDDTNNYKTFDFKFDGDLVLKADRNSLQFNILPADKLSDFLNSKFNKAINDLKSEIAEYFTSQYEPEIKYSGTNEFLIPSASKFSDYPKSIKVNVQTKSSKFTFDFKFESIDQNLELGKLGEKGQSAEQQKAAAKIASIKVSNNFGYIAYYQGLNRDNKKVELPVNLFSSAINKVVDSSINPTLSNYQVVVDPSIYKTLNIDWEAPINKNLSFKAKVLSASDGDTFTIEAKESKIIAGQQITKGETYKIRLAGIDTPEKAVGSGKNVVAAAPFEYSFALLASKFGEKVLTNKEVIVGFVEGKDAYERITADIFFGDNFQHSYNTEIVRAGYTLPLAKQTYNPEGTQQVGSYEAVIYPEIAKAMAEAKQNKRGFFHYFENSSQVARFIYLIKPNTSYIPFEKLVENK; translated from the coding sequence ATGTTTAAGAAAACAAAATTTTTATTTCCACTAATAACCATAGGTAGTGTTGCAGGATTGACATCGATAGTTGCTTCATGTGATGATACAAATAACTACAAAACTTTTGATTTTAAATTTGATGGTGATTTAGTATTAAAGGCTGATAGAAACAGTTTACAATTTAACATTCTACCAGCTGATAAATTAAGTGACTTTTTAAACTCTAAGTTTAATAAAGCAATAAATGATTTAAAAAGTGAAATTGCTGAATATTTTACTAGTCAATATGAACCTGAAATTAAATATTCAGGAACTAATGAATTTTTAATACCTTCAGCTTCTAAATTTTCAGATTATCCAAAAAGTATAAAAGTAAATGTTCAAACCAAATCATCTAAATTTACATTTGATTTTAAATTCGAATCAATTGATCAAAATTTAGAATTAGGTAAATTAGGTGAAAAAGGTCAATCTGCTGAACAACAAAAAGCCGCTGCAAAAATAGCATCAATTAAAGTATCTAATAACTTTGGTTATATAGCATATTATCAAGGTTTAAATAGAGATAATAAAAAAGTTGAACTACCAGTTAATTTATTCTCATCAGCAATTAATAAAGTTGTCGATTCATCAATAAACCCTACTTTAAGCAATTATCAAGTTGTTGTTGATCCTTCAATTTATAAAACTTTAAATATTGATTGAGAAGCACCAATTAATAAAAACTTATCATTCAAAGCTAAAGTTTTATCAGCATCAGATGGTGACACTTTTACAATTGAAGCAAAAGAAAGCAAAATTATAGCTGGTCAACAAATTACTAAAGGTGAAACATACAAAATTCGTTTAGCAGGTATAGATACGCCTGAAAAAGCCGTTGGTAGTGGTAAAAATGTTGTTGCCGCTGCTCCATTTGAATATTCTTTTGCTTTATTAGCATCTAAGTTTGGTGAAAAGGTATTAACAAACAAGGAAGTAATAGTAGGATTTGTTGAAGGTAAAGATGCATATGAAAGAATTACAGCTGACATTTTCTTTGGTGATAATTTCCAACATTCATATAACACAGAAATTGTTAGAGCAGGTTACACATTACCTTTAGCAAAACAAACATATAATCCAGAAGGTACTCAACAAGTTGGATCTTATGAAGCTGTTATTTATCCAGAAATTGCTAAAGCTATGGCTGAAGCTAAACAAAACAAACGTGGATTTTTCCACTACTTTGAAAATTCAAGTCAAGTTGCAAGATTTATTTATTTAATTAAACCTAATACTTCATATATTCCATTTGAAAAATTAGTCGAAAATAAATAA
- a CDS encoding ATP-binding cassette domain-containing protein has translation MKLISKLVSYFKEKSVTVDEESLAKINKYVDEFKSLDKDSIPSIELKNLNIDFGETLAVDDVSFKIPEGKLVTLLGPSGSGKTTTLNAIAGLLTVTSGKILFKGKDVTDFTPQKRKIGFVFQNYALYPHMSVYANIAFPLKNDADWQRKFYMKKEKAKSDIENVYLARLGASEDEIKAVEQAHENWTIITEETTHKLNEVYARLVANYEKAHTDYKITLVHESSDISLLSKNVIKTNKQISLDSKSRISEIKNKFATESANGSLAESLKDINVFNGEFNSSILKYKAGSKEQMEQEIQKLQDFVAYLMQIDFAELTLKSRISIVNLEGKALKLITRYKYIIKQEEIVTKYITLKKDAKEKYLQEKVAFKQALASDQEYNELLKDSKILPIIAKKHFNTLKHELAQKYELAQRIKEIRQGADLLTEEDKAKIKEFAKDDISLKKAIHNEVMEVAKRVDIVKILQKKPTRLSGGQQQRVSIARAIVKKPEILLMDEPLSNLDAKLRISTRQWIREIQQSLGITTVFVTHDQEEAMSISDIIVCMSTAKVQQIGSPLDLYNKPRNQFVARFLGMPEMGLFQSTYNNGLLIMGGVQLPNVKLVDKDNLTLNVGVRSEDFIIKTQQNEYMFSGKVVVQENFGKESKLVVDVKNVGRVNFLLDNSYSYKQNDDIYFDVPLNKLHVFDAESEERLEYNVQ, from the coding sequence ATGAAACTGATAAGCAAATTAGTCTCTTATTTTAAAGAGAAATCAGTTACAGTTGATGAAGAATCATTAGCAAAAATTAACAAGTATGTTGATGAATTCAAAAGTTTAGACAAAGATTCAATCCCTTCAATTGAACTTAAAAACCTAAACATTGACTTCGGTGAAACATTAGCTGTAGATGATGTAAGTTTCAAAATCCCTGAAGGTAAATTAGTTACATTATTAGGACCATCAGGTTCTGGTAAAACAACTACATTAAACGCCATTGCAGGATTATTAACAGTAACATCTGGAAAAATCTTATTCAAAGGAAAAGACGTTACAGATTTTACACCACAAAAAAGAAAAATAGGTTTTGTGTTCCAAAACTATGCTCTTTATCCTCATATGAGTGTTTACGCTAATATCGCATTCCCATTAAAAAATGACGCTGATTGACAAAGAAAATTCTACATGAAGAAAGAAAAAGCAAAAAGCGACATTGAGAATGTTTATTTAGCTAGATTAGGTGCTAGTGAAGATGAAATTAAAGCAGTTGAACAAGCACATGAAAACTGAACAATAATCACAGAAGAAACAACACATAAACTAAATGAAGTTTATGCAAGATTAGTAGCTAACTATGAAAAAGCTCATACAGATTACAAAATCACACTAGTACATGAAAGTTCAGATATTTCATTATTAAGTAAAAATGTTATTAAAACAAACAAACAAATTAGTTTAGATTCAAAATCAAGAATTTCTGAAATCAAAAACAAATTTGCTACAGAATCTGCTAATGGTTCATTAGCTGAATCATTAAAAGATATTAATGTATTTAATGGAGAATTTAATTCATCAATCTTAAAATACAAAGCTGGTTCAAAAGAACAAATGGAACAAGAAATTCAAAAACTACAAGATTTTGTTGCTTACTTAATGCAAATTGATTTTGCAGAGTTAACTTTAAAATCTAGAATTTCAATTGTTAACTTAGAAGGTAAGGCTTTAAAATTAATTACTCGTTATAAATACATTATCAAACAAGAAGAAATTGTAACAAAATACATTACTCTTAAAAAAGATGCTAAAGAAAAATACTTACAAGAAAAAGTTGCATTTAAACAAGCTTTAGCTTCAGATCAAGAATACAATGAATTATTAAAAGATTCAAAAATCTTACCTATTATTGCTAAAAAACACTTTAATACTTTAAAACATGAATTAGCTCAAAAATATGAACTAGCACAAAGAATTAAAGAAATAAGACAAGGTGCAGATTTATTAACTGAAGAAGATAAAGCAAAAATCAAAGAGTTTGCTAAAGATGATATTTCATTGAAAAAAGCAATCCACAACGAAGTTATGGAAGTTGCTAAACGTGTTGATATTGTTAAAATCTTACAAAAGAAACCAACACGTTTATCAGGGGGACAGCAACAACGTGTATCAATTGCCCGTGCTATTGTTAAAAAACCTGAAATCTTATTAATGGATGAACCATTATCAAACTTAGATGCTAAATTACGTATTTCAACACGTCAATGAATTAGAGAAATTCAACAATCTCTAGGAATTACAACAGTATTTGTTACTCACGACCAAGAAGAAGCTATGTCTATTTCAGACATTATTGTATGTATGTCAACAGCTAAAGTACAACAAATTGGTTCACCACTAGATTTATACAACAAACCTAGAAATCAATTCGTTGCTCGTTTCTTAGGAATGCCTGAAATGGGACTGTTCCAATCTACATACAACAACGGTTTATTAATAATGGGTGGAGTACAATTGCCAAATGTTAAATTAGTAGATAAAGACAATTTAACATTAAACGTTGGTGTACGTTCAGAAGATTTCATTATCAAAACACAACAAAACGAATATATGTTTAGTGGTAAAGTAGTTGTTCAAGAAAACTTTGGTAAAGAAAGTAAATTAGTAGTTGATGTTAAAAATGTAGGAAGAGTTAACTTCTTATTAGATAACTCATACTCATACAAACAAAATGACGATATTTACTTTGACGTACCATTAAACAAACTACACGTATTTGACGCCGAATCTGAAGAAAGATTAGAATACAATGTTCAATAG
- a CDS encoding carbohydrate ABC transporter permease, with protein sequence MFNRNLFHLNIQKKLSFLFGWSTKKQASKKSTLSHSILDKKTPMWVPLLLLLPGILLLATFTIAPMFMNLIRSFSTSTGEFTVNNYVSVFTDARFAVGVRNSFIYGMFVLPFVMMIALVISSVIAKLYRKYAKGFWQTVFFMPYITNGVAVSLAFIQLFSTYGLLNKTLGTSVPWLTTNSRYTFNALVAMIINGIWNGLAFNILIFTTAMLGVDKNLYRSASIDGTNGVKQFFTITLPSIKSTINFLITLGIIGGLKVFPLALFENKPENAFNSGGGSLMLFVYLVTQSGNFQLAGAASLSLFIIGVAFSSIVRGGFFMMQHTLNNLGERNVWVKVKASEKLDSAKTS encoded by the coding sequence ATGTTCAATAGAAATTTATTTCATTTAAACATTCAAAAGAAATTATCATTTTTATTTGGTTGATCTACAAAAAAACAAGCAAGTAAAAAATCTACTTTATCACATTCAATTTTAGATAAGAAAACTCCTATGTGAGTTCCATTATTGCTATTGTTACCTGGTATCTTATTACTAGCAACATTTACAATAGCTCCTATGTTTATGAACTTAATCCGTTCATTTAGTACAAGCACAGGGGAATTTACAGTAAATAACTATGTATCTGTTTTTACAGATGCTCGTTTTGCAGTAGGGGTTAGAAACTCATTTATTTATGGAATGTTTGTTTTACCTTTTGTTATGATGATTGCTTTAGTAATTTCATCAGTTATTGCTAAGCTTTATCGTAAATATGCAAAAGGTTTCTGACAAACAGTATTCTTCATGCCATATATTACTAATGGTGTTGCTGTTTCTTTAGCTTTTATCCAATTATTTAGTACATATGGACTATTAAACAAAACTTTAGGAACATCAGTTCCATGATTAACTACAAACAGTAGATATACATTCAATGCTTTAGTAGCTATGATTATTAATGGTATTTGAAATGGTCTTGCATTCAATATCTTAATTTTCACAACAGCTATGTTAGGTGTTGATAAAAACTTATACCGTTCAGCTTCAATCGATGGAACTAACGGTGTTAAACAATTTTTCACAATTACACTACCATCAATTAAAAGCACAATTAACTTCTTAATCACACTAGGAATTATTGGTGGATTAAAAGTTTTCCCACTTGCATTATTTGAAAACAAACCAGAAAATGCATTTAACAGTGGAGGTGGATCATTAATGCTTTTTGTGTACTTAGTTACACAATCAGGTAACTTCCAATTAGCCGGTGCTGCCAGTTTATCACTATTTATTATTGGAGTGGCATTCTCTTCAATCGTACGTGGTGGATTCTTTATGATGCAACACACATTAAACAACTTAGGAGAAAGAAATGTTTGAGTTAAAGTTAAAGCTTCAGAGAAGCTTGATTCAGCGAAAACTTCGTAA
- a CDS encoding carbohydrate ABC transporter permease, whose protein sequence is MFELKLKLQRSLIQRKLRKNQERVSSQVTESNLGKVILTSSLKLLLLSFFGVVILFPFIYMISISFMNDSEAASLKTEFRFFPSFSEGVTYLNGGFVTKPWSEVVANTYARAFATGYWSAITLTLLNVVISVSLKVIITFLMGYAFSLRNWRGKGLIWFLALALLVLPEVALLAGQYQVVVDTGLAKTYGKFLFAVALPFTASVFNTIMYKNAFEAIPGRIKEVSLVDGAGGWKYLVKVAFPMVMPTTLTICILTALASWNSYLWPSLISTISDQKLDVVSVWLFRAGINPDDPESGANTLQNVKLAASLLVILPMFIVYLLARKRIMAAISRQGSTIKG, encoded by the coding sequence ATGTTTGAGTTAAAGTTAAAGCTTCAGAGAAGCTTGATTCAGCGAAAACTTCGTAAGAATCAAGAACGTGTTTCTTCTCAAGTTACCGAAAGCAATCTTGGAAAAGTTATTCTAACTAGTTCTTTAAAATTATTATTACTTTCATTTTTTGGTGTAGTTATTCTATTCCCATTCATTTACATGATTTCTATTTCATTTATGAATGATAGTGAAGCTGCATCTTTAAAAACAGAATTCAGATTCTTCCCTTCATTTTCTGAAGGTGTTACATATTTAAATGGTGGTTTTGTTACAAAACCATGATCAGAAGTTGTAGCTAATACTTATGCTAGAGCCTTTGCTACAGGATATTGAAGTGCTATTACTTTAACATTATTAAATGTTGTAATTTCTGTTTCACTAAAAGTTATTATTACTTTCTTAATGGGATATGCCTTTTCATTAAGAAACTGACGAGGAAAAGGGTTAATTTGATTCTTAGCTCTTGCCTTGCTTGTTTTACCAGAAGTAGCGTTATTAGCTGGACAATATCAAGTTGTTGTTGATACAGGTTTAGCTAAAACTTATGGTAAATTCCTATTTGCTGTAGCCTTACCGTTTACAGCTAGTGTTTTTAACACAATTATGTACAAAAATGCTTTTGAAGCAATTCCAGGTAGAATTAAAGAAGTTTCATTAGTAGATGGAGCTGGTGGATGAAAATACTTAGTTAAAGTCGCATTCCCTATGGTTATGCCAACAACTTTAACAATCTGTATTCTAACAGCACTTGCTTCATGAAACTCATACCTATGACCATCATTAATTTCAACAATTTCAGATCAAAAACTAGACGTTGTATCTGTTTGATTATTCAGAGCTGGAATTAACCCAGATGATCCTGAATCAGGAGCAAACACATTACAAAACGTTAAACTTGCAGCTAGTTTACTTGTTATTTTACCTATGTTCATTGTTTACTTACTTGCAAGAAAAAGAATTATGGCAGCTATTTCAAGACAAGGTTCAACAATTAAAGGATAA